A single region of the Dehalococcoides mccartyi genome encodes:
- a CDS encoding AbrB/MazE/SpoVT family DNA-binding domain-containing protein, which translates to MPLLVERKLFKIGEGGFAVTLPKAWINYHRLKPGDTVEVVVDGDLIIRVKVKPEEKLI; encoded by the coding sequence ATGCCACTCCTGGTGGAAAGGAAGCTTTTCAAAATTGGCGAGGGTGGCTTTGCTGTCACCCTTCCGAAAGCCTGGATAAACTACCACCGGCTTAAACCCGGCGATACGGTCGAGGTCGTGGTAGATGGAGACCTTATTATCCGGGTCAAGGTGAAGCCGGAAGAGAAGCTTATATAA
- a CDS encoding S8 family serine peptidase produces MRYSVIAKGITPAQAEVEIRKLGITDFKPARLLGQFFCELSEEKVRALSAVSGIVLKPIKEYKAEQMLSEVAPVESLSDVFYLLRSYFNPPLTGTGLTVAVLDSGIRKTHQSLRSKVVYEANFTDSLTADDVFGHGTQVAFIIAGGMHAIGEKAGVSPSASIMNIKVINDDGIGSDEGIVMGIERVCGLAEQARKNGLWITDDLYPNIINLSLGGEDDGDADNPVRAACRKASTEYGLDVIAAAGNSGPKMTTVMLPACDPEVIAVGAVETNGELAIWEKSSRGPTVQGETKPDFVIWGTDLEMASHQKDDEYLVKSGTSFAAPMLSGLAGLLWESGRRAYGEAWVFSWREAKKLAPYFSTKPQDAPINKDNVYGFGLPAMGSMLGQVSQTDSTTQQSTEVFPMFMMMAMMASMVGA; encoded by the coding sequence ATGAGATATTCAGTAATCGCGAAAGGAATAACGCCAGCGCAGGCTGAGGTGGAGATCCGCAAGCTGGGCATAACCGATTTCAAACCTGCCAGGCTGTTGGGGCAGTTCTTTTGCGAGCTCAGCGAAGAAAAAGTAAGAGCACTATCAGCCGTTTCAGGTATTGTCTTGAAGCCTATCAAAGAATATAAAGCTGAGCAGATGCTGAGTGAAGTGGCACCGGTTGAGAGCCTCTCGGATGTATTTTATTTGCTGCGCTCTTATTTTAATCCGCCGCTAACCGGGACTGGTCTTACCGTAGCGGTGCTGGACAGCGGTATCAGGAAGACCCATCAGTCTCTAAGAAGCAAAGTCGTCTACGAGGCTAACTTCACAGATTCGCTGACTGCCGATGATGTCTTCGGACACGGAACCCAGGTTGCCTTCATCATTGCCGGTGGTATGCATGCCATAGGTGAGAAAGCCGGCGTTTCTCCCAGTGCCTCCATCATGAACATCAAGGTAATCAATGACGATGGCATTGGCAGCGATGAAGGTATCGTCATGGGAATTGAGCGTGTCTGCGGGCTGGCCGAGCAAGCGAGAAAGAACGGGCTTTGGATAACCGATGATTTATATCCCAACATCATTAATCTCAGCCTGGGAGGTGAGGACGACGGTGATGCAGACAATCCGGTGAGAGCAGCATGCCGAAAGGCAAGCACGGAATACGGTCTGGACGTTATCGCCGCCGCCGGAAACTCCGGTCCGAAGATGACTACCGTTATGCTCCCGGCCTGTGATCCCGAAGTCATCGCTGTGGGCGCTGTCGAGACCAACGGCGAACTGGCTATCTGGGAAAAATCATCCCGCGGACCAACGGTACAGGGCGAGACCAAGCCAGATTTTGTTATCTGGGGCACCGACCTTGAAATGGCGAGTCATCAAAAAGACGACGAGTACCTGGTGAAGTCGGGCACCAGCTTCGCCGCTCCGATGCTGTCGGGGCTGGCCGGTCTACTGTGGGAGAGCGGCAGACGGGCATACGGAGAAGCCTGGGTATTCAGCTGGCGAGAGGCCAAGAAACTGGCTCCCTATTTTTCCACCAAGCCGCAGGATGCCCCAATCAATAAAGATAACGTCTATGGTTTCGGGCTCCCGGCAATGGGCTCGATGCTGGGACAGGTATCCCAAACCGATTCGACGACACAACAGAGTACCGAAGTATTTCCCATGTTCATGATGATGGCAATGATGGCGAGCATGGTAGGAGCGTAA